ACGTCCACTTCGGACGGATCAAGGCCGGCGAGGTCGATCCGGGCGCGCACGGTCACCTCGGTACCGACCACGAACCGCTCGGTGCGGTCGTAGCGCAGCTCGGCATCGAAGATCCGCACGCGCGGCCACGCGACTTCGAGCTTGGTGCGGTAGTCGGCCAGCGACAGCGCACCGCGGTAAGCATTGTCAGTCGCCGCAGCAACCATCCGGGAAGCGGGCAGGTAGCCCGAGTCCACGTACTCGCGCACCATCCGCGAAGCCTGCACGCGCGGGCCGAGTGTCTCCAGCGTGTGCCACACCATGGACAGCCAGCCGGTGGGCACGCTGTCCTCCCCGGTGTCGTAGAACAGCGGCGCGATCTGCTGGCCGAGCAGGTCGTACAGCGCGGCGGCCTCCAGGTCGTCGCGGCGCAGCGGATCGGTCACGCCGTCCGCGTTCGGGATGGCCCAGCCGTTGGAACCGTCGTAGCACTCGTCCCACCAACCGTCGCGGATGGACAGGTTGAGCCCGCCGTTGAGCGCCGACTTCATCCCCGACGTGCCGCACGCCTCCAGCGGCCGCACCGGATTGTTCAGCCACACGTCACAGCCGCGGTAGAGGTAGCGGGCCATGGACATGTCGTAGTCCGGCAGGAAGACGATCCGGTGCCGCACCGCGGGATCGTCGACGAACCGCACGATCTGCTGGATCAGCTGCTTGCCGTTCTCGTCCGCCGGATGCGACTTCCCGCCGACCACGATCTGGATCGGCCGCCGCTCGTCCAGCAGCAGGGCGCGCAGCCGGTCCGGATCGCGCAGCATCAGCGTGAGCCGCTTGTACGTGGGCACCCGGCGGGCGAAGCCGACCGTCAGCACGTCCGGATCGAAGACCCGGTCCGTCCAGCCCAGCTCCAGCGCCGACGCGCCGCGCTGCATCCACGCCGCGCGCACCCGGCGGCGGACTTCGGCGACCAGCTTCTCTCGCAGCTCCCGACGCAACGCCCACAGCTGCTCGTCGCTCACGCCGTCGCGCAGCGAACTGCCCGGCGCGCGGCCTTCGTGGCCGAACTCGTCGTGGTTGCCGCCGAGCAGCGCGCTCAGCTCCCGCGCGACCCAGGTCGGGCCGTGCACGCCGTTGGTGATGGACGAGATCGGCACCTCGTCGTCGTCGAATCCGGGCCACAGCCGGGAGAACATCCGCCGGGTGACCCGGCCGTGCAGCTCGGAGACGCCGTTCGCGCGCTGGGCCAGCCGCAAGCCCATGTGCGCCATGTTGAACAGGCCGGGGTTGTCCTCCGCGCCGAGCTGCAGCACCCGGCGCACGTCCACATCGGGCACCAGCCGCCCGTCGGAGAAGTAGCGCTGCACGAGGTCCACCGGGAACCGGTCGATGCCCGCGCTGACCGGGGTGTGCGTGGTGAACACGGTGCCCGCCCGGACCGCCGGGAGCGCCTCGTCGAAGGCCAGCCCGTCGGCCTGGACGATCTCGCGGGCACGCTCCAGCCCGAGGAAGCCGGCGTGCCCTTCGTTGGTGTGGAACACCTTCGGCTGCGGATGCCCGGTCAGCTCGCAGAACTTGCGCACCGCGCGGAACCCGCCGATCCCGGCGAGGATCTCCTGCCGGATGCGATGGTCGGCGTCGCCGCCGTAGAGCCGGTCGGTCACCGGGCGGAGGTCCTCGTCGTTGGCCTCGATGTCGGTGTCGAGCAGCAGCAGCGGAATCCGGCCGACCCTGGCCCGCCACAGCTGCGCGCGCAACTCGCGGCCACCGGGCATGGCGACCTCGACCAGCACCGGGCGGCCGTCCTCGGTCACCAGCTCCAGAGGGAAGGCGTTGGGGTCGATCACCGGGTAGTGCTCGACCTGCCAGCCATCCAGCGACAGGCCCTGGCGGAAGTAGCCCGACCGGTAGAGCAGGCCGACACCGACCATCGGCACGCCGAGATCGGACGCGGCCTTGAGGTGGTCGCCGGCCAGCACGCCGAGCCCGCCGGAGTAGTTCGGCAGCGCCTCGGTGACGCCGAACTCCATGGAGAAGTACGCCACCGCCGCCGGCAGGCCCTCGTCGGTGCGACGCTGGTACCAGCGCGGTTCGATGAGGTAACGCTCCAGCCCGGCCGCGGCCTCGTCCGTGCGGCGCAGGAAATCCTCGTCCACGGCCAGCTCTTCGAGCCGCTGCGGGGGCAGCGCGGTGAGCATCCGCAGGGGGTCGCGGATCCGGTCGAACAGCTCGGCGTCCATCGACGCGAACAGGTCGCGGGTCGGAGGATGCCAGGTCCAGCGAAGATTGGTGGCCAGTGCGCCGAGGCCGGCGAGCGGCTCGGGCAGACTGGCGCGAACGGTGAACCGGCGGACTGCACGCATGGTCAGCGACCATATCGGGCCGGCGCCGGCGGCGCGCGTGGCCCACTTGGGGCAATGTGCCCGTCCAGGGCGTACACGCTCGGTAGTCTCCGGAAGCCGAAACCGGGGATGGGAGCGAGGGAACATGAGCCGAGGGGGACGCGCGCTGGCGATGGTTGTGGTGGCCGGGCTGGTGGGCACGACGGCGTGCAGTGGCACGAGCGCTGCTCCGGTGACACCGGGAGCGGGCAACGTCGCGGGGCTGCCGGTGACCCATTTCGAAAGCGGGCTCAAGCCGGGCGCGGCCACACCGGACCTGCAGGTGCGCGGAGCCGAGGGCGGTACCGATGACCAGCTCGCCACCGCCGCGATCGCGGATGTGCAGGCGTACTGGTCGACCATGCTGCCCGCGCAGTTCGACGGCACCGCCTTCAAACCGGTGACCTCGCTGCTGTCCTACGATTCGCGCCGCGACCGCGAGGAAACCGCCTGCGGCAGCGTCAAGGAACTGGTGAACGCGTTCTACTGCGCCCGCGACGATTCGGTGGCCTGGGACCGCGGGGTGCTGCTGCCGATGCTGCGCAAGCGATTCGGCCCGATGGCCGTGGTGACCGTGCTGGCGCACGAGTTCGGGCACGCCATCCAGTACCGGCTCGGCGACCGCGCGGGGATCACCAAGGTCACCCCGACCGTGGTGAAGGAGCAGCAGGCGGACTGTTTCTCGGGCAGTTACTTCCGGTGGGTCGCGGGGGGCAGCAGCAAGTACTACCAGGTGTCCACCACCGAGGGCCTGGACCAGGTGCTGGCCGCGCTGTTCCTCATCCGCGACCAGGCGGGCACGAGCGGGACCGGCCGGCAGGCCCACGGCACCGCCTTCGACCGCACGTTCGCGTTCCAAACCGGGTTCGAGAAAGGCCCGAAGGAATGCGCCGCGATGAACGCGGCGAATGTCCAGGCGCGGCTGACCGAGCGGCCGTTCGACGCGGGCGACCGCGGCAAGGGCGACGCGAAGTTCGGCGAAAGCACG
This Amycolatopsis sulphurea DNA region includes the following protein-coding sequences:
- the glgP gene encoding alpha-glucan family phosphorylase, encoding MRAVRRFTVRASLPEPLAGLGALATNLRWTWHPPTRDLFASMDAELFDRIRDPLRMLTALPPQRLEELAVDEDFLRRTDEAAAGLERYLIEPRWYQRRTDEGLPAAVAYFSMEFGVTEALPNYSGGLGVLAGDHLKAASDLGVPMVGVGLLYRSGYFRQGLSLDGWQVEHYPVIDPNAFPLELVTEDGRPVLVEVAMPGGRELRAQLWRARVGRIPLLLLDTDIEANDEDLRPVTDRLYGGDADHRIRQEILAGIGGFRAVRKFCELTGHPQPKVFHTNEGHAGFLGLERAREIVQADGLAFDEALPAVRAGTVFTTHTPVSAGIDRFPVDLVQRYFSDGRLVPDVDVRRVLQLGAEDNPGLFNMAHMGLRLAQRANGVSELHGRVTRRMFSRLWPGFDDDEVPISSITNGVHGPTWVARELSALLGGNHDEFGHEGRAPGSSLRDGVSDEQLWALRRELREKLVAEVRRRVRAAWMQRGASALELGWTDRVFDPDVLTVGFARRVPTYKRLTLMLRDPDRLRALLLDERRPIQIVVGGKSHPADENGKQLIQQIVRFVDDPAVRHRIVFLPDYDMSMARYLYRGCDVWLNNPVRPLEACGTSGMKSALNGGLNLSIRDGWWDECYDGSNGWAIPNADGVTDPLRRDDLEAAALYDLLGQQIAPLFYDTGEDSVPTGWLSMVWHTLETLGPRVQASRMVREYVDSGYLPASRMVAAATDNAYRGALSLADYRTKLEVAWPRVRIFDAELRYDRTERFVVGTEVTVRARIDLAGLDPSEVDVQAVVGRVGDGDELTDTALVPMQSDGIGAFAATFRLPRAGSIGYTVRVLPKHPLLASPAELARVVLA
- a CDS encoding neutral zinc metallopeptidase, which codes for MSRGGRALAMVVVAGLVGTTACSGTSAAPVTPGAGNVAGLPVTHFESGLKPGAATPDLQVRGAEGGTDDQLATAAIADVQAYWSTMLPAQFDGTAFKPVTSLLSYDSRRDREETACGSVKELVNAFYCARDDSVAWDRGVLLPMLRKRFGPMAVVTVLAHEFGHAIQYRLGDRAGITKVTPTVVKEQQADCFSGSYFRWVAGGSSKYYQVSTTEGLDQVLAALFLIRDQAGTSGTGRQAHGTAFDRTFAFQTGFEKGPKECAAMNAANVQARLTERPFDAGDRGKGDAKFGESTLQPVKTSLDEAFRGAGVKAPQFVPGSGSCPAGGPSTPPVSYCPDDNTVQLDLDRLADLAQPVDQQAELAGHTTTGMGDFAAFAELASRYALGIQKGVGASLDNANAGLRTACLVGAWAGFTHRPGASGKLRLSAGDLDEAIADLLRPEGLVSADVRGKRPDSGFDRVEALRRGYLEGSAVCSKQYP